In the Helianthus annuus cultivar XRQ/B chromosome 11, HanXRQr2.0-SUNRISE, whole genome shotgun sequence genome, one interval contains:
- the LOC110888629 gene encoding suppressor protein SRP40-like: MNPDWWGIPSNTESKYRSTSLSPSWAESPTSSSSSKASSITAEQWASVTNQNQSEPKMARNMYGDLVPVAQLPVRTVVRQELRFMPKLSKNVSNGESSGNDDSSEHDSSSVEDVSTSVEDVSTSVEDVTTSSSSSSEDGSEYESTREVVDSEANESTSESDSSQENIAAIDGEENGKKTKMSHERMMVKECG, encoded by the exons ATGAATCCAGACTGGTGGGGTATTCCATCCAATACGGAGAGCAAATATAGAAGCACGAGTTTAtcgccatcatgggccgaatctcccactTCCTCGTCTTCATCCAAAGCGAGTTCAATTACGGCAGAGCAATGGGCATCGGTTACTAACCAAAATCAAAGTGAACCGAAAATGGCTAGAAATATGTATGGTGATCTAGTACCAGTTGCTCAGCTACCAGTAA GAACTGTAGTCAGGCAGGAACTGCGTTTTATGCCGAAATTGTCAAAAAATGTCAGCAATGGTGAGTCCTCAGGAAATGATGATAGTTCTGAACATGACAGTAGTTCAGTTGAAGACGTTTCAACTTCAGTTGAAGACGTTTCAACTTCAGTTGAAGATgttacaacttcaagttcaagttcaagcgaggatggaTCAGAATATGAATCAACAAGGGAGGTTGTTGATTCTGAGGCAAATGAGTCAACAtctgagagtgattccagtcag GAGAATATTGCTGCCATTGATGGAGAAGAAAATggaaaaaagacaaaaatgtCCCATGAAAGAATGAtggtgaaagaatgtggttga